The Mercenaria mercenaria strain notata chromosome 10, MADL_Memer_1, whole genome shotgun sequence genome contains a region encoding:
- the LOC123561873 gene encoding uncharacterized protein LOC123561873: METASKDGDTVHFKCSESVITCQICMDIFESPRILPCQHTFCKKCVVSLLNKHCLDNEGNTKKTAFPCPNCRRECKIRGRKGKHSIEEHLKCFPESLLLKTFLDSIDENSSCEKDKQWCKLDKENDLPELVSNANDGYSDRMYISWRAARVIEERLWFYYLFISTLSRFLFQAQVYFFGSLNTLSRSELLKLIQELLKIPTIINNPDLHQYHVKKYFDSSDIDTTLKNIRKQERSMNTAIGRLRQTVNVDTRRTFRDAQTQTESRFSKFLRRYRHIKYKLQGFISFILIKNTSFVLCLYEYLIPLPFNFKVIDFGLSFTIPYRKIRYWLLLLKLFDILTLIYFSGHSFYWSITLLIICYVLLLIFFKRIKCYVDGGIYIGKMLPLFATFLISLNLLTNLTRCYVYCFAIRRLEIWMLIKLAFFKIMPEVTVVVSLLVLIHYRKQHLFYQYGPFINLHL; this comes from the coding sequence ATGGAGACTGCATCTAAAGATGGCGATACTGTGCACTTCAAATGCTCTGAGTCTGTGATCACGTGTCAGATATGCATGGACATTTTCGAAAGTCCAAGAATTCTACCATGTCAACATACCTTTTGTAAGAAATGCGTGGTTTCGCTTTTAAACAAACACTGTTTAGATAATGAAGGAAACACGAAAAAAACCGCCTTCCCGTGTCCAAACTGTAGAAGAGAATGTAAAATACGTGGTCGAAAAGGAAAACACAGCATTGAAGAACACTTAAAATGTTTCCCGGAAAGTTTATTGCTTAAAACATTTTTAGACTCGATTGATGAAAATTCCAGCTGCGAAAAGGATAAACAGTGGTGTAAATTAGACAAAGAAAATGATCTTCCCGAATTGGTTAGTAACGCAAATGATGGATATAGTGATAGAATGTATATTTCATGGCGGGCTGCACGGGTAATAGAAGAACGTTTATGGTTTTACTATTTGTTCATAAGCACGCTGTCCAGGTTTTTATTTCAGGCGCAGGTTTATTTTTTTGGTTCACTTAATACTCTAAGCAGATCAGAATTATTAAAGCTCATACAAGAGTTACTTAAAATACCAACAATCATAAATAATCCGGATTTGCATCAGTATCATGTGAAGAAATATTTTGATTCCTCTGACATTGACACAACTCTTAAAAATATCCGCAAACAAGAAAGGAGTATGAATACAGCTATTGGTAGGTTAAGGCAAACTGTAAATGTGGACACTCGGCGTACGTTCAGAGATGCACAGACACAAACTGAAAGTAGATTTAGTAAATTCTTGAGACGTTATAGACATATTAAATATAAGTTGCAGGGATTTATATCTTTTATTCTTATAAAAAACACatcttttgttttatgtttatatgaGTATCTAATACCTCTTCCATTTAATTTCAAGGTAATTGACTTTGGCCTTTCTTTTACCATTCCCTATAGAAAAATAAGGTATTGGCTGCTGTTGTTAAAATTGTTCGACATCTTAACTTTGATATACTTTTCTGGTCATTCATTTTATTGGTCTATAACActtttgattatttgttatgtccttcttctgatattcttcaaGCGAATAAAATGCTATGTCGATGGTGGCATTTACATTGGTAAAATGTTACCTCTCTTTGCGACATTTCTCATCAGTTTAAACTTATTGACAAACCTGACGAGATGTTACGTGTATTGCTTCGCTATAAGACGTCTAGAAATTTGGATGTTGATTAAACTggccttttttaaaattatgccaGAAGTAACCGTTGTTGTAAGTCTGTTAGTGCTAATCCATTACAGAAAGCAACATCTTTTTTACCAGTATGGCCCTTTTATCAATTTGCATCTATAA